In Anaerolineales bacterium, a single genomic region encodes these proteins:
- a CDS encoding fibronectin type III domain-containing protein — protein sequence MSIKVRIRYALFALPMLLAVACGPAGGEVGPTAPANEPGPVERFTAEVTSPASVMLRWPADADATKYVLEVKYGEQGFLPLVEVSADQTSYEDLPAPDGMDLTYRLQVVTSAGESEGGTAVVTTPVQEPNPLTVQAHEYEPTTWEPPAVDFNDPNFDPSSLYPPGFDPDNPEAFDPSSMMVVPSATALIGPEGGSVSVTSPDKVTFTLEVPPEALDEEAPITLVPIQSIDGLPLSGGLLGAVRIEPEGLFFDLPAILTIESPDGGALSQEYLALGFAFEGEGQEFHLHPFSPEAGTARRPSGAGHLARGIARPLAAGPLAAIAAAQARSYGVGSGTKADAQAVVRNHRPTANDAAIANWLAYGQAEDPELSLGFPAQLSANRILESANNAISWNQVMWVLDNFEFHNQFYGNDKASQATREKIWDVLLDRLNKMLEQNLKKCFTAEDFSAHALAERMTRPKSGTFGAQMAQRFKQKYGDQVLKDVIDSAKKCKLELRLDSRITAQFTGVGTFEVPFQGTLPLKWRWNGRVSYLTGQGTMAYEEIRIRPEACAQMFAPAGTEAYVTLKMTPVFASGGGLVDFTLAFEVKDKKKIQFSEFKCEDSSVTPPPVGGKSFWHGLFTAAHFPDLDVFGWTMQAEGEQPTATKEWDRQGFKPSMGFGTWSETSTFELRPAQ from the coding sequence ATGTCAATCAAAGTCCGGATCCGGTACGCCCTATTTGCCCTGCCGATGCTGTTGGCCGTGGCTTGCGGCCCCGCTGGCGGCGAGGTTGGCCCAACGGCTCCTGCCAATGAGCCGGGACCGGTCGAGCGCTTCACGGCCGAAGTCACCTCGCCGGCAAGCGTGATGCTCCGCTGGCCGGCAGACGCCGACGCCACCAAGTACGTCCTCGAGGTAAAGTACGGCGAGCAAGGCTTCCTCCCGCTCGTCGAGGTCTCAGCCGATCAGACATCGTACGAGGACCTCCCTGCTCCCGACGGCATGGATCTGACCTATCGGTTGCAGGTGGTCACCTCTGCCGGCGAGTCTGAAGGCGGCACAGCCGTTGTGACGACCCCGGTGCAGGAGCCCAATCCCCTCACTGTTCAAGCCCACGAGTACGAGCCCACAACGTGGGAACCCCCAGCCGTCGACTTCAACGACCCGAACTTCGATCCGAGCAGCCTATATCCACCCGGCTTCGATCCGGATAACCCCGAGGCCTTCGATCCCTCGAGCATGATGGTGGTTCCTTCGGCCACTGCGTTGATTGGGCCCGAGGGTGGGTCGGTCTCCGTGACCAGCCCGGACAAAGTGACCTTCACGCTGGAGGTTCCTCCCGAGGCGCTGGACGAGGAGGCGCCGATCACCCTGGTGCCGATCCAGAGCATTGACGGCCTGCCGCTCAGCGGCGGGCTGCTGGGGGCCGTGCGGATTGAGCCGGAGGGGCTTTTCTTCGACCTGCCGGCGATCCTGACGATCGAAAGCCCGGACGGGGGGGCGCTCTCGCAGGAATACCTGGCCCTGGGGTTTGCCTTCGAAGGGGAAGGGCAGGAGTTCCACCTGCATCCATTCTCGCCTGAGGCAGGAACGGCCCGACGGCCTTCCGGCGCAGGGCATCTGGCGCGTGGGATTGCTCGGCCGCTGGCGGCCGGTCCCCTGGCTGCGATCGCCGCGGCCCAAGCCAGGTCATATGGCGTTGGAAGCGGGACAAAGGCAGACGCACAGGCTGTTGTGCGCAACCACCGCCCGACGGCCAACGACGCCGCCATCGCCAACTGGCTCGCCTATGGACAAGCCGAGGACCCCGAGCTCTCCCTGGGGTTCCCAGCTCAGCTGAGCGCCAACCGGATCCTCGAAAGCGCCAACAACGCCATCTCCTGGAACCAGGTGATGTGGGTCCTCGACAACTTCGAGTTCCACAACCAGTTCTACGGGAACGACAAGGCCAGCCAGGCGACCCGGGAGAAGATCTGGGACGTCCTCCTGGATCGGTTGAACAAGATGCTCGAGCAGAACTTGAAGAAGTGCTTCACCGCCGAAGACTTTAGCGCCCACGCCTTGGCCGAGCGCATGACCCGCCCCAAGTCGGGCACGTTCGGGGCGCAGATGGCGCAGCGCTTCAAGCAGAAGTACGGGGATCAGGTGCTCAAGGACGTGATCGATTCGGCCAAGAAGTGCAAGCTGGAACTAAGGCTCGACTCCCGGATCACGGCGCAGTTCACGGGCGTGGGCACGTTTGAGGTCCCCTTCCAAGGCACGTTGCCGCTGAAATGGCGCTGGAACGGCCGGGTGTCCTACCTGACGGGTCAAGGCACGATGGCCTATGAGGAGATCCGGATCCGTCCCGAGGCCTGCGCGCAGATGTTTGCCCCAGCCGGGACTGAGGCCTACGTCACGCTCAAAATGACGCCCGTGTTCGCCAGCGGCGGGGGCCTGGTGGACTTCACGTTAGCCTTCGAGGTCAAGGACAAGAAGAAGATCCAGTTCTCGGAGTTCAAGTGCGAGGACTCCAGCGTCACGCCGCCTCCGGTCGGGGGAAAATCGTTCTGGCATGGACTGTTCACGGCGGCGCATTTCCCCGACCTGGACGTGTTCGGCTGGACGATGCAAGCCGAAGGCGAGCAGCCCACGGCGACGAAGGAATGGGACCGGCAGGGCTTCAAACCGTCGATGGGGTTTGGGACCTGGAGCGAGACCTCCACGTTCGAGCTGCGGCCCGCGCAGTAA